A section of the Bombus huntii isolate Logan2020A chromosome 5, iyBomHunt1.1, whole genome shotgun sequence genome encodes:
- the LOC126866176 gene encoding uncharacterized protein LOC126866176: protein MMGEVIRVSGRAPDVGEFLKEAMLSQRFADVALCCTGGQRFLAHRLVLSAASPYLQEVLLAHSRTSMHCEPITVILAGVEAPELAAILGFVYTGSTTVPRPRLNAFLHAAEALHIRLPPVPVVMTCTQADCKQEDIKDVKISPKYLQCDQYPRCDRWCRPRRNQDGDSAGKEESYPAIESLQTAREIRPLPESMNFAGSRYGPRPSRYCSTTWPVAPFPSATQEKTIHGLDQRMDKDKLNQTDVSRYQPISVVPRIDRISDVASAHSENPFDGCDSSEKARHQEFCFSRSLYDLRSMQLDPLETRMKGDHDRFQATNEEDTSGRNLSTYGSCFEQERIPADRLSVIRSRIDPCQGKTVALQLPASSRSYENLDVGEDLTCRDHCFVWKSPRRQVANRVIASPWKQTVRPYHLPKLQPIVLQPHVDDAKTRENLRVPEVTRSPAISTNPNRQLAKSSTPADHYYGIEVPTTHEVTYNNDKKLLEAKPTLGPRPQELYSSQIASLTIGQITPSLNNDARNNETIVQSENNVISTTTRSLSSTSESSRMNINRKGSYFGQALPQSPQKLEISHPVSRLCDTIESIGKIDRFANVEADKLENETRIEDKLAERVIINSDNNNNDAVVNQDGVQRGKGAQENHRCDQCGKTFVTKASLKVHVRTHSGEKPFRCTDCGKQFSQLRNYKYHRSVHEGTREFAATCPECGKYFNDRGYLSSHMKIHRNRKEYGCAECGKSFNQRVAYNMHVRIHTGVKPHQCEQCGKAFSRKMLLKQHLRTHSGERPYQCQVCQKAFADRSNMTLHTRLHSGLKPYQCTLCSKAFTKKHHLKTHLNYHTGTKPYSCPNCGLRFSQSSNMRTHFKKCTVNNPIEAKDSQIEGTVINSSKVIQARIVSRTPTDTLTPPNSDQELSILTPISKSNGIEGIGT from the exons ATGATGGGAGAGGTGATCAGGGTTTCTGGGAGGGCACCGGATGTCGGGGAATTCCTCAAGGAGGCGATGCTGTCCCAAAGGTTCGCCGATGTAGCTCTCTGTTGTACTGGCGGACAAAGATTTCTGGCGCATCGTTTGGTTCTCTCTGCGGCCAGCCCTTATTTGCAG GAAGTGTTGCTGGCGCACAGTAGAACGTCGATGCATTGCGAGCCCATCACAGTGATTCTGGCCGGGGTAGAGGCACCAGAATTGGCGGCGATCCTTGGTTTCGTGTACACAGGAAGCACGACGGTACCTCGTCCTCGTCTGAATGCGTTTCTACACGCGGCCGAAGCCCTCCACATTAGACTTCCGCCGGTGCCTGTCGTGATGACCTGCACGCAGGCTGACTGCAAGCAGGAAGACATCAAGGACGTGAAGATCAGTCCAAAGTACCTCCAGTGCGACCAGTATCCGCGCTGTGACCGCTGGTGCCGTCCACGTAGGAATCAAGATGGTGATTCCGCGGGCAAGGAGGAATCCTATCCGGCGATCGAGTCCTTGCAAACCGCAAGAGAAATCAGACCGCTTCCTGAATCGATGAACTTTGCCGGATCGAGATACGGACCAAGACCAAGTAGATATTGCTCTACAACGTGGCCCGTTGCTCCTTTCCCGAGTGCGACTCAAGAAAAGACTATTCACGGTCTAGATCAACGTATGGATAAGGACAAGTTGAATCAGACAGATGTCAGCCGGTATCAACCGATCAGCGTGGTTCCTAGGATCGATAGGATTAGCGACGTAGCCAGTGCACACTCGGAAAATCCATTTGACGGTTGCGATTCTTCGGAAAAAGCTCGTCACCAGGAATTTTGCTTTTCCAGGAGCTTGTACGATCTTCGTAGCATGCAATTGGATCCACTCGAGACGAGAATGAAAGGTGACCACGATCGTTTCCAGGCTACGAACGAAGAAGATACCTCCGGGAGAAATTTATCCACATATGGTAGCTGTTTCGAGCAAGAGAGGATTCCTGCTGATCGTCTCAGTGTAATTCGTTCTCGAATCGATCCCTGTCAGGGCAAAACCGTAGCTCTACAGTTGCCTGCAAGTAGCAGATCGTACGAAAATTTGGACGTTGGTGAAGATTTGACTTGTCGTGATCACTGTTTCGTCTGGAAATCGCCGAGAAGACAAGTGGCTAATAGAGTCATAGCCTCGCCGTGGAAGCAAACTGTCAGGCCTTACCATTTGCCCAAGTTGCAGCCGATAGTCCTTCAGCCCCACGTCGACGATGCC AAAACCAGGGAAAATCTACGTGTGCCAGAAGTCACGCGATCTCCAGCGATCTCTACCAACCCTAATCGACAGCTGGCCAAAAGTTCGACGCCTGCGGACCATTATTATGGTATCGAAGTTCCTACCACCCACGAAGTTACGTACAATAACGATAAGAAGTTACTGGAAGCGAAGCCTACTTTGGGACCAAGGCCTCAAGAATTATATTCATCTCAAATTGCATCATTGACGATCGGTCAAATCACTCCATCGTTGAATAACGATGCCAGAAACAACGAGACTATCGTACAATCTGAAAATAACGTAATTTCTACGACAACGAGATCGTTGTCAAGTACCTCAGAGAGTAGTCGTATGAATATCAATAGAAAGGGTAGTTATTTCGGTCAAGCGTTACCTCAGTCGCCGCAGAAGCTGGAAATTTCTCATCCTGTTAGCAGATTGTGCGATACGATCGAGTCGATCGGTAAAATCGATCGTTTCGCCAACGTGGAAGCCGACAAGCTGGAGAACGAGACGAGGATCGAGGATAAACTCGCTGAAAGAGTTATTATCAACagtgataataataataacgatgcTGTAGTTAATCAGGACGGTGTTCAACGCGGCAAAGGAGCGCAGGAGAATCATAGGTGCGATCAGTGTGGCAAGACTTTCGTTACCAAAGCTTCCCTGAAG GTGCACGTTAGAACGCACTCAGGAGAGAAGCCATTCCGTTGTACCGACTGCGGCAAACAATTCTCCCAACTACGAAATTACAAGTACCACCGAAGCGTTCACGAGGGCACCAGGGAATTCGCAGCCACCTGTCCAGAATGCGGCAAATACTTTAACGACCGCGGCTACCTGAGCTCCCATATGAAGATTCATCGTAACCGTAAGGAGTATGGCTGTGCGGAATGTGGCAAGAGTTTCAATCAGCGGGTCGCCTACAACATGCACGTTAGAATCCACACTGGAGTGAAACCTCATCAGTGTGAACAGTGTGGAAAAGCATTTTCCAGGAAGATGTTGTTGAAGCAGCATCTTAGAACCCACTCGGGAGAACGGCCATATCAGTGTCAGGTCTGCCAGAAAGCCTTCGCTGATAGATCGAACATGACGTTACATACGAGATTACATTCCGGTTTAAAGCCTTATCAATGCACGCTGTGTTCGAAGGCGTTCACGAAGAAGCATCACCTAAAGACTCATCTGAATTACCATACAGGAACTAAACCGTATTCCTGTCCGAACTGTGGCTTGAGATTTTCTCAAAGTAGCAACATGAGGACTCATTTCAAGAAATGTACCGTTAATAATCCGATAGAAGCAAAGGATTCGCAGATAGAAGGTACTGTGATAAATTCTTCGAAGGTTATACAAGCGAGAATAGTATCAAGGACACCTACAGACACGTTAACACCTCCCAATTCGGACCAGGAATTAAGCATTCTAACGCCGATTTCGAAAAGCAACGGTATAGAAGGGATTGGCACGTAG